Proteins encoded in a region of the Aquila chrysaetos chrysaetos chromosome 25, bAquChr1.4, whole genome shotgun sequence genome:
- the LOC115335837 gene encoding LOW QUALITY PROTEIN: delphilin-like (The sequence of the model RefSeq protein was modified relative to this genomic sequence to represent the inferred CDS: inserted 2 bases in 1 codon; deleted 1 base in 1 codon) has product MAADFFAAMPATNQGWPEAFGFKISGTGPCYILWVQEGSSAAVAGLRLGDEVVEIEGQPVSSLGCEALLGLARRCGNVPPSIGVVSRLQHIDIPPGPRGCFGFELASGSPPRVASVSPESPAAAGGIEAGDYVLEVNGTPVMLEEAAVALVGSCHGRSLRLGLLRPQRRSGTRDTIPSADAVRQERKQKAQEFSRKVDDILGDQPEVKEKVFTILKQYAAERKVEYLAYALCMVLTQESHQHLIDNIRIFIPKKHRQRFDEVVSQSLISKLCRSKSEQHSNRLRRSRSEDHQERLLVSTRASSVPRSHEEASKSLRKTTSLITSNAASGAARRTVRVYKGNRSFGFTLRGHAPVWIESVLPGSPAEKAALKPGDRILFLNGLDMRNCSHDKVVSMLQGSGAMPTLVVEEGIVNFSNDSDSADSPSTSSALTSLQWVAEILPSSIKIQGRTFTQQLEHLLTPPERYTICKALEGFFQHRNIDTLIVDVYPVLDTPAKQVIWQFIYQLLTYEEQEHCQQKIARFLGYKSLAAEPEAEDRYRSSVRGASLCRGSLRTPRPEEGGAAGQSDTVEVPVRLIPGERQAGDGTSLPETPNPKMMSAVYAELENRLIGSFAGKRGSAALHRASPPAPELAHAAGSRKPGMAISWPSDPLASQQCYYRLHSSVASPSSTESNPYVSLDSSPAPSPKHRDYPLSPLSRRKKLFTFSRPPRSRDTDRFLDALSEQLGHRVTIVDDFLTPENDYEEMSFHDDQGSYVTNDVSSSEYISSSDEGSSLTYSTLSDHIXAAAPEVPDNKAEATKASTSPAPKSLVSHLHPIPPPPPPPRPPPVPCAPPLHRGLLHRRSESNHMSVKRLRWEQVENSEGTIWGQLGEDSDYDKLSDMVKYLDLELHFGTQKPTKPTLMPENFKKKDVVEILSHKKAYNTSILIAHLKLSHIELRQILMTMETDRLEPSHIKQLLLYAPDGEEVQRFQSYKENPGKLSEPDQFVLQMLSVPEYKIRLRSLHFKTTLQEKTEEIKASYECICKASLELKSSKKLAKILEFVLAMGNYLNNGQPKTSKTTGFKINFLTELNTTKTVDGKSTFLHILAKSLSQHFPELLGFAKDLPTVPLAAKVNQRTLTADLKDLHTTVSDIQMACHNMPATAEDRFAIVMTSFLESAQPAMRSLDDLQHKAMEEFSKVLSFFGEDSKMTTSEAFFGIFAEFISKFERALSDVQVGESQRSPRMTSPLAW; this is encoded by the exons ATGGCTGCAGACTTCT tTGCAGCCATGCCGGCAACCAACCAGGGCTGGCCCGAGGCCTTCGGGTTCAAGATAAGCGGGACCGGTCCGTGCTACATCCTCTGGGTGCAGGAGGGCAGCAGTGCGGCGGTGGCGGGGCTGCGGCTGGGCGACGAGGTGGTGGAAATCGAGGGGCAGCCCGTCTCCTCCCTGGGCTGCGAGGCGCTGCTCGGGCTGGCCAGGCGCTGCGGCAACGTGCCCCCCAGCATTGGGGTGGTCTCCCGCCTGCAGCACATCGACATCCCCCCTGGTCCCCGGGGATGCTTCGGCTTCGAGCTGGCGAGCGGCAGCCCCCCGCGAGTGGCCAGCGTCAGCCCGGAGTCGCCCGCCGCTGCCGGCGGGATCGAGGCGGGGGATTACGTGCTGGAAGTCAACGGGACGCCGGTGATGCTGGAGGAGGCGGCGGTCGCCTTGGTGGGGTCCTGCCACGGACGGTCCCTGCGGCTGGGGCTGCTGCGGCCGCAGCGCCGGAGCGGCACGCGGGACACCATCCCCAGCGCCGACGCCGTGCGCCaggagaggaagcagaaagcGCAGGAATTCAGCAGAAAG GTAGATGACATCCTCGGTGACCAGCCAGAGGTCAAGGAGAAGGTGTTCACCATCCTGAAGCAGTACGCGGCGGAGCGGAAGGTGGAGTACTTGGCCTATGCCCTCTGCATGGTCCTCACCCAGGAGTCCCACCAGCATCTGATTGACAACATCAG GATTTTCATCCCCAAGAAGCACCGGCAGCGGTTTGACGAGGTTGTGTCGCAGAGCCTGATCAGCAAGCTCTGCCGCTCCAAGAGCGAGCAGCACAGCAATCGGCTGCGACGCAGCCGGAGTGAAGACCACCAGGAACGGCTCCTTGTTTCCACCCGTGCCAGCTCCGTGCCCCGCAGCCACGAGGAGGCCAGCAAGAGCCTGCGGAAAACCACTTCGCTCATCACCAGCAACGCGGCCTCGGGGGCTGCCCGCAG AACTGTGCGAGTTTATAAAGGCAACAGAAGCTTTGGCTTCACACTACGTGGCCATGCCCCGGTGTGGATCGAGTCTGTTCTGCCAG GGAGCCCGGCCGAGAAGGCAGCTCTCAAACCTGGAGACCGGATCCTATTCCTCAACGGTCTGGACATGAG GAACTGCTCCCATGACAAGGTGGTGTCGATGCTGCAGGGCAGCGGGGCGATGCCCACCTTGGTGGTGGAAGAGGGGATCGTCAACTTCTCCAACG ACTCTGACTCTGCTGATTCCCCGAGCACCTCCTCCGCCCTCACCTCCCTGCAGTGGGTTGCAGAGATACTCCCCTCTAGCATCAAGATTCAAGGAAGGACCTTCACACAGCAGCTGGAGCACCTGCTGACTCCACCTGAACGCTATACCATCTGCAAAGCACTGGAAGGCTTCTTTCAACATCG GAACATTGACACTCTCATTGTGGATGTGTACCCGGTGCTGGACACACCGGCCAAGCAAgtaatttggcagtttatctaCCAGCTGCTGACGTATGAAGAGCAGGAGCACTGCCAGCAAAAGATTGCCAGGTTTCTTGGTTACAAGTCCTTGGCAG ctgagccagAAGCAGAGGACCGCTACCGCAGCTCCGTTCGAGGGGCCTCCTTGTGCCGGGGAAGCCTTCGAACCCCCCGCCCCGAGGAAGGGGGGGCAGCAG GGCAGAGCGACACTGTGGAGGTCCCGGTTCGCCTGATCCCTGGAGAGAGACAGGCTGGAGACGGCACATCCCTCCCGGAGACGCCCAACCCCAAAATG ATGTCGGCTGTTTACGCAGAATTAGAAAACCGCCTGATCGGCAGCTTTGCTGGCAAGAGGGGTAGTGCTGCCCTGCACAGAGCATCGCCTCCTGCCCCAGAGCTGGCACACGCTGCAG GTTCTCGCAAGCCGGGGATGGCGATCTCGTGGCCGAGCGACCCTCTGGCTTCCCAGCAGTGCTACTACCGCCTGCACAGCAGCGTGGCCTCCCCGAGCAGCACCGAGTCCAACCCCTACGTCAGCCTCGACAGCAGCCCAGCCCCGTCCCCCAAGCACCGCGACTACCCGCTCAGCCCCCTGTCGCGACGGAAGAAGCTCTTCACCTTCTCCAGGCCCCCGCGCAGCCGCGACACCGACCGATTCCTGGATGCCCTCAGTGAGCAGCTGGGACACCGGGTCACCATCGTGGATGATTTCCTCACCCCTGAGAATGACTACGAGGAG ATGAGTTTCCACGATGACCAGGGCAGCTACGTCACCAACGACGTCAGCAGCAGCGAGTACATCAGCAGCAGCGACGAGGGCAGCTCCCTGACCTACTCCACGCTCTCGGACCACAT CGCTGCAGCGCCAGAAGTACCAGACAACAAGGCAGAGGCCACGAAGGCCAGCACGTCGCCCGCTCCCAAATCCCTCGTCAGCCACCTgcaccccatcccacccccgccgcccccgccg cgcccccccccggtgcccTGCGCGCCCCCCCTGCACCGGGGGCTGCTGCACCGCAGGAGCGAGTCCAACCACATGAGTGTCAAGAGGCTGCGGTGGGAGCAGGTGGAGAACTCGGAAGGGACCATCTGGGGGCAG ctcggGGAAGACTCCGATTACGACAAGCTGAGTGATATGGTCAAATACCTTGACCTGGAGCTGCACTTCGGGACGCAGAAGCCTACAA AGCCAACTCTCATGcctgaaaactttaaaaagaaagacgTGGTTGAAATTTTGTCCCACAAAAAGGCCTACAACACAT CCATCCTGATAGCCCACCTCAAGCTCTCACACATCGAGCTGCGCCAGATTCTCATGACGATGGAGACGGACCGCCTGGAGCCTTCCCACATCAAGCAGCTCTTGCTGTACGCCCCGGACGGGGAGGAAGTCCAGCGCTTCCAGAGCTACAAGGAGAACCCCGGCAAGCTGAGCGAGCCCGACCAGTTTGTGCTGCAG ATGTTGTCAGTACCAGAATACAAGATCCGCCTGCGCAGCCTACATTTTAAGACCACTCTGCaagagaagacagaggagaTCAAAGCTAGCTACGAGTGCATCTGCAAGGCCTCCCTagagctgaaaagcagcaagaagctGGCTAAGATCTTGGAG tttgtGCTGGCGATGGGGAACTACCTGAACAACGGGCAGCCCAAGACCAGCAAAACAACAGGCTTTAAAATCAACTTTCTCACCGAG CTGAACACAACGAAGACTGTTGATGGGAAATCCACCTTCCTGCACATTCTTGCCAAATCACTTAGCCAACATTTCCCAGAGCTCCTGGGCTTTGCCAAGGATCTTCCTACAGTGCCGCTTGCTGCCAAAG